The DNA sequence CCGAACAGGCTGGTGTGGAGGTACTGGTTCTAAATTCCGACTATAATGCGGAAAAGGAAATCTCCAACATCGATTCTCTGATAAATCAGGGTGTGGATGGTATGTGTATTTTCACCTTTAACCAAAATGGTGCCAATATTGCAGCAGACAAATGTGCCGCGGCAGGGATTCCACTGGTTGTTACTGATAATGTAGGACAGGTTTTGAAGAATGACTCTGATGTTGTTGCTGCCATCGATTTTGATTGGTCCGCCATGGGAAAAGATATGGCGGCACATCTTGCCAATAATTATCCCGGTGAAAACATCGCTGTCATCATGGGTATCCTGGAGCATATTCCTGTTCAGATGTTTCTGGCAGAATTCGAACCTGAAGTCAAACGTCTGGGCAAGAACGAAATTGTTGCTGTCAGGGACGGACGCTATAATCCAGAGGAAGCGATGAACCAGGCCCAGGACCTGGTTCAGTCCGGAGTCGATTTTTCTCTTCTGTTCATCTTCAACGATGAAATGGCAGCATCAGTTGTCAGGGGATTGAAAAACGATGGAGTCCTCAATGATCCCATCAAAGTATTCACAACAAACGG is a window from the Oceanispirochaeta sp. genome containing:
- a CDS encoding sugar ABC transporter substrate-binding protein, which produces MKRNGMSWVILIELMVLTLVPMGLFANGDADTNDDGKLVYGYVTPGPDYWYKKDVDGFVYAAEQAGVEVLVLNSDYNAEKEISNIDSLINQGVDGMCIFTFNQNGANIAADKCAAAGIPLVVTDNVGQVLKNDSDVVAAIDFDWSAMGKDMAAHLANNYPGENIAVIMGILEHIPVQMFLAEFEPEVKRLGKNEIVAVRDGRYNPEEAMNQAQDLVQSGVDFSLLFIFNDEMAASVVRGLKNDGVLNDPIKVFTTNGAPYGIELMKQGDIKYSISSSPGWEGFISFLALHAYVKGVKTDLNQQIILPIAGITDATIDDKTKVIPWEIDPVWLDLTATYFPEYNGLY